Proteins encoded in a region of the Dorea longicatena genome:
- a CDS encoding serine hydrolase domain-containing protein — MAATYVKPGELGLNPEKLTEMLTELEQTVEIHSISVRFDGKVILEGAWEPFSLEKPQMMHSLSKIGTSICLGFALDEGKIHLEDKLLDYVRDELPEEYDPALEDLTIYHLLTMQAGSKECCNNVWFSKLTRDWETNWLKQPKIREDIGKAFHYDSGCSYTLSRIVTKVMGKNCLALMQERVFDKMGFGEINWLTSPEGHNTGGWGMYLTAGKISALAQLLLQKGEWNGEQLIPAWWTEEIGKMRVVIPEDEKKALTHYAYHIKAGKEIFAAEGAFGQYLICFRDYPVAIGITAGASEYLAADICLKYIKEAVQIPCEKENLEEAQEKLEEKLVHLTLPKPEGDKKDTNEATKKLLNKRIVFTENPRQIESAVISTVGEELKLELTVAGEKKILFAGYKDWKCNDMYPNDFTKRYHAVSYAFDEDALYLSVGLLNTSYREEYCLWVNSENVVVGTWRPNVTYLPAEEDMTWKFTGTFEPSCIL; from the coding sequence ATGGCGGCAACTTATGTAAAACCAGGTGAACTGGGACTGAATCCGGAGAAATTGACAGAGATGTTAACGGAACTGGAACAGACAGTGGAAATCCACAGTATCTCAGTACGGTTTGATGGAAAAGTTATCTTAGAGGGTGCATGGGAGCCGTTCTCACTGGAGAAGCCGCAGATGATGCATTCACTTTCAAAAATCGGAACAAGTATTTGTCTGGGATTTGCACTCGATGAGGGGAAGATTCATCTGGAAGATAAACTGCTTGATTATGTAAGAGATGAACTTCCGGAAGAATACGATCCGGCACTGGAAGATCTGACGATCTATCATCTGCTTACCATGCAGGCAGGTTCCAAAGAATGCTGCAATAATGTATGGTTTTCGAAGCTTACAAGAGACTGGGAGACAAACTGGTTAAAACAGCCGAAGATAAGAGAAGATATCGGAAAAGCATTCCATTATGATTCCGGATGTAGTTATACACTTTCAAGAATTGTCACAAAGGTTATGGGAAAAAACTGTCTGGCACTGATGCAGGAGCGTGTATTTGACAAGATGGGATTTGGTGAGATCAACTGGCTGACCAGTCCGGAAGGACACAACACCGGTGGATGGGGAATGTACCTGACTGCAGGAAAGATCTCTGCACTGGCACAGCTTCTGCTTCAAAAAGGTGAATGGAATGGAGAGCAGCTGATACCGGCATGGTGGACCGAAGAGATAGGAAAGATGCGCGTTGTGATTCCGGAAGATGAGAAGAAAGCACTGACGCATTATGCTTATCATATCAAGGCCGGAAAAGAGATTTTTGCGGCAGAAGGAGCATTTGGACAGTATCTGATCTGTTTTCGTGATTATCCGGTTGCAATCGGAATCACGGCAGGGGCATCGGAATATCTGGCAGCAGATATCTGTCTGAAATACATAAAAGAAGCAGTTCAGATCCCGTGTGAAAAAGAAAATCTGGAAGAGGCACAGGAAAAACTGGAAGAGAAACTGGTACATCTGACACTTCCGAAGCCGGAAGGTGACAAAAAAGACACAAATGAAGCAACAAAGAAACTATTAAATAAAAGAATTGTGTTTACAGAGAATCCAAGACAAATTGAGTCGGCAGTGATTTCAACGGTAGGAGAGGAATTAAAACTGGAACTTACTGTGGCAGGAGAAAAGAAGATTCTTTTTGCAGGATATAAGGACTGGAAATGTAATGATATGTATCCGAATGATTTTACGAAGAGATATCATGCGGTATCTTATGCGTTTGATGAAGATGCATTGTATCTTTCTGTGGGACTTCTGAATACATCATACAGAGAAGAATATTGTCTGTGGGTGAATTCGGAAAATGTAGTAGTTGGAACATGGAGACCGAATGTAACGTATCTTCCGGCAGAAGAAGATATGACATGGAAGTTTACCGGAACATTTGAACCGTCATGCATTCTGTAG
- a CDS encoding APC family permease — protein sequence MSNKNLIVNTPEPKPGILERGDLFAIAVGMVIGSGMVTLIGPAMAMTGYSVWLAYLTAIVMGFFMVFPYIILGGTMRVAGGPYSIVTNLSGVSAGGLVAYTKLVTPILNSSFALALGLYVNNLLPGITVKAIAVVGICILFVLNLLGMDIFAKVSKILSTILLITMVLYVIFGLTQIKQPIFQFSGDKMFTGGFKGFMLAALLLINSANGYYNILWYGKDAKKATKDVPFASMACVPCLLFIYVGLAMVTGGVLPHDEVAGAPTILPAAQAILPGAVYKIFMIGGPIMAIITTLNGVFNDVRYPLAQAAKDGWLPKFILKENRFGAPYLIYTYTLIVVLIPIVTDMSIVTITNIFQVITFFMNVTVVYAISRLPKRYPEAWAKNKFHFSNGALYTFCTVSIIIYTVIFVKGIFSIKVSYAVAAVIVMLALILIGIYLTKKGGIRIETSLWDPSVKKEEK from the coding sequence ATGAGTAACAAGAACTTAATCGTGAACACTCCGGAACCAAAGCCTGGTATATTGGAGCGAGGAGATCTCTTTGCTATTGCGGTAGGAATGGTAATTGGATCAGGAATGGTAACATTGATCGGACCGGCGATGGCAATGACAGGATATTCCGTATGGCTGGCATATCTGACAGCTATCGTTATGGGATTTTTTATGGTATTTCCGTATATTATCCTTGGGGGAACTATGAGAGTGGCAGGGGGACCTTACTCGATTGTAACAAATTTATCCGGTGTAAGTGCAGGAGGACTGGTAGCGTATACGAAGCTTGTAACTCCAATCCTGAACAGCTCTTTTGCACTGGCATTAGGCTTGTATGTAAATAATCTTCTTCCGGGAATTACAGTAAAAGCAATTGCTGTTGTGGGAATCTGCATCTTATTTGTATTAAACCTTCTGGGAATGGATATTTTTGCAAAGGTTAGTAAGATCTTATCAACGATCTTGTTGATCACGATGGTACTTTATGTTATCTTTGGACTGACACAGATCAAGCAGCCGATCTTCCAGTTCTCTGGGGATAAGATGTTTACCGGAGGCTTTAAAGGATTCATGCTTGCTGCATTACTTCTGATCAACTCAGCAAATGGATATTACAATATCCTCTGGTACGGAAAAGATGCAAAGAAAGCGACAAAGGATGTACCGTTTGCAAGTATGGCATGTGTGCCATGCCTTCTGTTCATCTATGTGGGGCTTGCCATGGTAACAGGCGGTGTGCTTCCGCATGATGAAGTTGCAGGAGCACCGACAATCTTACCGGCAGCGCAGGCAATCCTTCCTGGTGCAGTATATAAGATTTTCATGATCGGCGGACCAATCATGGCGATCATTACTACACTGAACGGTGTATTCAATGATGTCAGATATCCTCTTGCACAGGCTGCAAAAGACGGATGGCTTCCAAAGTTTATTTTAAAAGAGAATCGTTTTGGAGCACCGTATCTGATTTATACATACACACTGATCGTTGTTCTGATCCCAATCGTTACGGATATGAGCATTGTAACAATCACAAACATTTTCCAGGTAATTACATTCTTCATGAATGTGACTGTTGTATATGCAATTTCAAGACTTCCAAAAAGATATCCGGAAGCATGGGCAAAGAATAAATTCCATTTTTCAAATGGGGCATTATATACATTCTGTACTGTAAGTATCATCATTTATACAGTTATCTTTGTAAAGGGTATTTTCAGTATTAAAGTATCTTATGCAGTAGCAGCGGTTATTGTTATGCTTGCACTGATACTGATCGGAATCTATTTGACAAAGAAAGGTGGTATCCGTATCGAGACTTCACTCTGGGATCCATCTGTAAAAAAGGAGGAAAAGTAA